From the genome of Gemmatimonas phototrophica, one region includes:
- a CDS encoding DUF6733 family protein: MLTALVAAPVVAQDRASSFTVALNQDNFFGFYPTFAGTYTPKKAKNVDFAFYGTLWTIPAFNVGGTPNGANLWTEFGVGARFRLAEDRLAIKPQLGVTHGSLLSGAPAGGSPNVLDGIVPSLTVNYADKRAEGEVYGGYYRAAREVGPVQLDFLHYWANAGVKFATIASAGVHLEQLRNSRTTAVNGSPSDTYRWVGGYLQFALPGSNAFARMTMGSNVLDGATGGFYKLTTGLSF; the protein is encoded by the coding sequence ATGCTGACCGCGCTGGTCGCCGCTCCGGTGGTCGCTCAGGACCGCGCTTCCTCGTTCACGGTCGCGCTGAATCAGGACAACTTCTTCGGCTTCTATCCTACGTTCGCTGGTACCTACACACCGAAGAAAGCGAAGAATGTAGACTTTGCCTTTTATGGCACATTGTGGACTATTCCCGCCTTCAATGTGGGCGGTACGCCGAACGGTGCGAATCTCTGGACCGAGTTTGGTGTTGGCGCACGATTCAGACTCGCCGAGGATCGTCTTGCTATCAAGCCGCAGCTAGGCGTCACGCATGGTTCATTGCTGTCGGGTGCCCCGGCCGGCGGTAGCCCCAATGTGCTCGATGGCATTGTGCCAAGCCTGACCGTGAACTACGCCGATAAACGTGCCGAGGGTGAGGTGTACGGAGGGTACTACCGCGCTGCTCGCGAAGTCGGGCCGGTGCAGCTCGACTTTCTCCACTACTGGGCGAACGCGGGCGTGAAGTTCGCCACCATTGCTTCGGCGGGTGTGCATCTCGAACAGCTGCGCAACTCGCGGACTACCGCGGTAAACGGCAGCCCGAGTGACACCTACCGGTGGGTAGGTGGATACCTCCAGTTTGCTCTGCCCGGCTCGAATGCATTCGCTCGGATGACGATGGGCAGCAATGTGCTTGACGGTGCGACGGGTGGCTTCTACAAGCTCACGACGGGATTGAGCTTCTAG
- a CDS encoding DsrE/DsrF/DrsH-like family protein, with protein MSEHDGSIRKMMIILSKATLENVYAAFVLANGARMEGIEAEIFFTFFGLEAIHKEKLEHLHIATVGNPAMHMPTMLGGLPGMEAIATAMMKREMERVDMPDVHEFLDILSASGVKLWACKLAMDMFHYTKDDLYAGVDGVLTVGDFYQQGSGHGTHMLFV; from the coding sequence ATGTCTGAGCATGATGGATCCATTCGCAAGATGATGATCATCCTGTCGAAGGCGACGCTGGAGAACGTCTATGCCGCCTTTGTACTCGCCAATGGCGCGCGCATGGAGGGGATCGAAGCAGAGATCTTCTTTACGTTTTTTGGGTTGGAGGCCATTCACAAGGAGAAGCTCGAGCACCTGCACATCGCGACCGTGGGCAACCCGGCCATGCACATGCCCACCATGTTGGGCGGTCTGCCGGGGATGGAAGCCATTGCCACGGCCATGATGAAACGGGAGATGGAGCGCGTGGATATGCCCGATGTGCACGAGTTCCTGGACATTCTCAGCGCGTCCGGCGTCAAGCTCTGGGCCTGCAAACTGGCCATGGACATGTTCCACTACACCAAGGACGATCTCTACGCGGGTGTCGACGGCGTACTGACCGTGGGTGACTTCTACCAGCAGGGATCGGGACACGGCACACATATGCTGTTCGTGTAG
- a CDS encoding TusE/DsrC/DsvC family sulfur relay protein — MDRLIDGQTITVDAEGYLTDFAQWSRTVGETLAGEAGLALTPRHWEVLTYLQSEFQKEVPLSIRRIGKSGVTDIKEFYQLFPTAPLKTAARIAGIPKPVSCL, encoded by the coding sequence ATGGATCGGCTTATCGATGGACAGACCATCACCGTTGACGCAGAAGGATATCTGACGGATTTCGCCCAATGGTCGCGTACCGTGGGAGAAACACTGGCCGGGGAGGCAGGCCTTGCCCTGACGCCGCGACACTGGGAGGTGCTGACGTACCTCCAGTCGGAATTCCAGAAAGAGGTGCCGCTAAGCATCCGCCGGATAGGCAAGAGCGGGGTGACGGACATCAAGGAGTTCTACCAGCTCTTCCCGACGGCGCCGCTGAAAACCGCGGCCAGAATTGCGGGCATTCCCAAACCGGTCAGTTGCCTGTAG
- the sqr gene encoding type III sulfide quinone reductase, selenoprotein subtype, with amino-acid sequence MKTLAILGAGTAGTMMANHLHRELTKRREHGEWRIVIVDERTEHYYQPGWLFVPFDIYAPEDTVKPLADFIPDGVELLTRSVERIDTAHSQILLADGTSLVYDVLIIATGCKIAPEETPGMLGPQWRQSIFDFYTFDGSVALRDHLRTWTGGRLVVHITEMPIKCPVAPLEFAFLADSYFRHRGIRDQVELVFVTPLSGAFTKPKATEALDHLLTQKHIRLETDFAVERIDDERRVLVDYGGREIPFDLLVTVPLNKGDALMERSGLGDDLNYVPTNRGTLQSVAAANVFVIGDATNLPASKAGSVAHFEAEILTANVLHFIAGEPLQEEFDGHANCFIETGDGKAILIDFNYTHEPVEGTFPFPGVGPLRLLSESRTNHMGKMAFRWIYWHMLLPGHHLPFVSTHMQEAGKHYT; translated from the coding sequence ATGAAAACGCTGGCGATTCTGGGTGCCGGTACGGCGGGCACCATGATGGCAAATCATCTGCACCGCGAACTGACGAAACGCCGGGAACATGGTGAGTGGCGCATTGTCATAGTCGACGAGCGCACCGAGCACTACTACCAACCCGGCTGGCTGTTCGTCCCGTTTGACATTTATGCACCCGAAGACACGGTCAAACCGCTGGCGGATTTCATCCCCGACGGCGTAGAGCTGCTCACCCGAAGCGTCGAGCGCATCGACACGGCGCACTCGCAGATCCTGCTCGCGGACGGGACCAGCCTTGTGTACGACGTGCTGATCATCGCGACCGGCTGCAAGATTGCGCCAGAAGAAACACCAGGCATGCTGGGTCCGCAATGGCGGCAGAGCATCTTCGATTTCTACACGTTCGACGGCTCGGTGGCGTTGCGTGATCACCTGCGGACGTGGACAGGAGGGCGTCTGGTGGTGCACATCACCGAGATGCCCATCAAATGCCCGGTGGCTCCGCTGGAATTCGCGTTCCTCGCCGACTCCTACTTCCGGCATCGTGGTATTCGCGATCAGGTGGAGTTGGTCTTCGTCACGCCGCTCAGTGGCGCCTTTACGAAACCCAAGGCGACGGAGGCGCTCGACCACCTGCTGACGCAAAAGCACATCCGTCTGGAGACCGACTTTGCGGTCGAGCGTATCGACGACGAACGGCGCGTCCTGGTGGATTACGGCGGGCGCGAAATCCCCTTCGATCTCCTGGTGACCGTCCCGCTGAACAAGGGTGACGCGCTGATGGAGCGCTCTGGGCTCGGGGACGATTTGAACTATGTCCCCACCAATCGGGGCACGTTGCAGTCGGTCGCTGCCGCCAACGTGTTTGTCATTGGGGATGCCACCAACCTGCCAGCGTCCAAGGCGGGTTCAGTGGCGCACTTCGAGGCCGAGATCCTGACCGCGAATGTGCTGCATTTCATCGCGGGGGAGCCACTGCAGGAGGAGTTCGATGGGCATGCCAACTGCTTCATCGAAACGGGCGATGGCAAGGCCATCCTCATCGACTTCAACTACACCCACGAGCCAGTCGAAGGGACCTTCCCGTTTCCAGGTGTCGGGCCGCTGCGCCTGCTCTCTGAGTCGCGCACCAACCACATGGGCAAGATGGCGTTCCGTTGGATCTACTGGCACATGCTGTTGCCGGGCCACCATCTGCCCTTCGTCTCCACACACATGCAGGAAGCCGGCAAGCACTACACGTGA
- a CDS encoding prolyl oligopeptidase family serine peptidase, whose translation MTSQLLRRGAYRGVGAALLLVAAAHIGNAQPKPDYSINRFYTLPSLIGTEPRGMTWSPNGGTLAFLWNDEGMPFLDVFVARVVPGQSLRPERVTRLPRPPIPATPDSSWDAQRTAIGAELDEGVRSISWHPDGRRLLYAFQGGLWFVTPGETPVRLVTPPGAVQRPTFDPTGARVAFVRDGDLWVAALRGDTLSAPQRITTLARSGVGVEDFAWAPDGQTLAIVETDRTPIRTRLIPDYLPDEVVATPVRRALPGEPSEHRRLGLVAHTGGTPRWLDLGGEPTDIVFTYAYSPRGESLLIDKSDVFVKDRRLFVANVATGTTRLLVREQEADNVSAEWRAAWSPDGKSVYFTSDRAQDYHVWQVDAAGGAPRAITSGGWAVFGFTVTPRGLMVVANEGRAEERHVYRVPLRGGAPVRVSVRPGTHTPVVSPNGQLAAVLFSSDTVPPDLFVTDLAAKNPGTASEQRVTLSPRPEFAAYQWPAPKYVTFTSRKDGATVHGRLLLPPNYTPGRRWPVVVGSIYSNTVRNQWGGRNSHPLWGFDRVLLEKGYVVFALDVAGSSGHGTAFRRRIRLDYGGIDVEDIHSGVEWLIAQGIADEKRVGIWGSSYGGLLTSMSLFTKPGVFRAGIAAAPATNVFHALTGEQRVMDTPQQRPSEFARASSSTKAAGLKDALMLVHGMRDVVVLYRDSVWLLQYLMQLGRDVELLTLPDAPHGWDLGPRYQTRYAFERMLDFFDRRLAANGGAAR comes from the coding sequence GTGACCTCGCAGCTTTTGCGCCGTGGCGCATATCGCGGCGTCGGCGCGGCGCTTCTGCTGGTGGCCGCCGCGCACATCGGCAACGCGCAACCTAAGCCCGACTACAGCATCAACCGCTTCTATACGCTGCCGTCGCTCATTGGCACGGAGCCGCGCGGCATGACCTGGTCGCCCAACGGGGGCACACTCGCCTTTCTTTGGAACGACGAAGGCATGCCGTTCCTCGATGTATTCGTGGCGCGTGTCGTACCGGGGCAATCGCTGCGCCCCGAGCGCGTCACGCGCCTGCCTCGCCCACCCATTCCTGCCACACCTGACTCGTCGTGGGATGCGCAACGCACCGCCATTGGCGCGGAGCTCGACGAAGGCGTGCGCAGCATCAGCTGGCACCCCGACGGGCGTCGGCTGCTGTACGCCTTTCAGGGCGGCCTGTGGTTCGTGACACCGGGCGAAACGCCGGTGCGTCTGGTTACGCCACCGGGCGCAGTGCAGCGCCCTACCTTTGACCCCACGGGCGCGCGCGTGGCCTTTGTGCGCGACGGAGACCTCTGGGTGGCCGCATTGCGCGGTGACACGCTCAGCGCGCCGCAGCGAATCACCACCCTCGCCCGCTCCGGCGTGGGCGTGGAAGACTTTGCGTGGGCACCCGACGGCCAAACGCTCGCTATTGTCGAGACCGACCGCACCCCCATCCGCACGCGGCTCATTCCCGACTACCTCCCCGACGAAGTGGTCGCCACGCCGGTGCGCCGAGCGCTTCCCGGCGAACCCTCCGAGCACCGCCGCCTGGGGCTCGTGGCACACACTGGCGGCACGCCGCGCTGGCTCGATCTGGGCGGCGAGCCCACCGACATTGTCTTCACGTATGCCTACTCGCCGCGTGGAGAATCACTGCTCATCGACAAGAGCGATGTGTTCGTGAAGGACCGGCGGCTGTTCGTGGCCAACGTGGCCACGGGCACCACGCGCCTGCTCGTGCGCGAGCAGGAGGCCGATAATGTGTCCGCCGAGTGGCGCGCGGCGTGGTCGCCTGATGGCAAGAGCGTGTACTTCACGAGCGATCGCGCGCAGGACTACCATGTGTGGCAGGTAGACGCGGCGGGCGGTGCGCCGCGCGCCATCACCAGCGGGGGGTGGGCGGTGTTCGGCTTTACCGTCACGCCGCGCGGCCTGATGGTCGTGGCCAACGAAGGGCGCGCGGAGGAGCGGCATGTGTACCGCGTGCCGCTGCGCGGCGGAGCACCGGTGCGCGTGTCTGTGCGCCCCGGCACGCACACGCCCGTGGTTTCGCCCAACGGTCAGCTGGCCGCGGTGCTCTTTTCCAGCGACACGGTACCGCCAGATCTGTTTGTCACCGACCTTGCCGCTAAGAACCCTGGTACGGCGAGCGAACAGCGCGTGACCCTGTCACCGCGCCCCGAGTTTGCCGCCTACCAGTGGCCGGCGCCCAAGTATGTGACGTTCACCAGCCGCAAAGACGGCGCCACGGTGCATGGTCGGCTGTTGCTCCCCCCCAACTACACCCCTGGCCGGCGCTGGCCGGTGGTGGTGGGGTCGATTTACAGCAACACGGTGCGCAACCAGTGGGGCGGTCGCAACTCGCACCCGCTCTGGGGCTTCGACCGGGTGCTGCTGGAGAAAGGGTACGTGGTGTTCGCGCTCGACGTGGCCGGCAGCTCCGGCCATGGCACGGCGTTCCGCCGCCGCATACGGCTGGACTACGGCGGCATTGATGTAGAAGACATCCACAGCGGTGTAGAGTGGCTTATTGCGCAGGGCATCGCCGACGAGAAGCGCGTAGGCATCTGGGGGAGCAGCTACGGCGGGCTGCTTACCAGCATGTCGCTCTTCACAAAGCCCGGGGTGTTCCGCGCCGGCATTGCCGCGGCGCCCGCCACCAATGTGTTCCACGCGCTCACCGGCGAACAGCGCGTCATGGACACCCCGCAGCAGCGGCCGTCCGAGTTTGCTCGCGCCTCGTCGTCCACCAAGGCCGCCGGTCTCAAGGACGCGCTCATGCTGGTGCACGGCATGCGCGATGTGGTGGTGCTGTACCGCGACTCCGTGTGGCTGCTGCAGTATCTCATGCAACTTGGCCGCGACGTGGAGCTCTTGACCCTGCCCGACGCGCCGCACGGCTGGGACCTCGGGCCGCGGTACCAGACCCGCTACGCCTTTGAACGCATGCTCGACTTTTTTGATCGGCGGCTGGCGGCGAACGGAGGGGCGGCGCGCTGA